From the Selenomonas timonae genome, one window contains:
- the purB gene encoding adenylosuccinate lyase, which produces MIERYTRPEMGHLWSIQNEWQTILNVEIAACEAMAELGEIPAAAVENIKANAKFDVSRINEIEKTTDHDIIAFLTNLEENVGEDSKYIHKGLTSSDVKDTAYCVMMRDAAAIILDDLRAFREVLRRRAKEFRHTPCIGRTHGIHAEPMTFGLKLLLWSAEIERDIERLTRAQEVVSVGKLSGAVGTYSNIDPRIEELTCKKLGITPVRLATQVIQRDRHAEFVTTLAIIAGTMEKIATEIRNLQRTDIREAEEFFKAGQKGSSAMPHKRNPINCERVSGMARLVRGNAVAALEDMTLWHERDISHSSVERVILPDATINVDYCLHKLTGIVDKLLVYPDAMLHNMNRTGGLIYSQRILTALVNKGILRQTAYVWVQRNAMKRWLEKEDFRTNVEKDADISAHLTKEEIDACFDYTYFLRHVDSIFARFDL; this is translated from the coding sequence ATGATAGAACGCTATACGCGTCCGGAGATGGGACATCTCTGGTCGATCCAGAACGAGTGGCAGACCATCCTGAACGTGGAGATTGCCGCGTGCGAGGCGATGGCGGAGCTCGGCGAGATCCCCGCCGCTGCCGTGGAGAACATCAAGGCGAACGCGAAGTTCGATGTCTCACGCATCAACGAGATCGAAAAGACCACCGACCACGACATCATCGCCTTCCTCACGAATCTTGAGGAGAACGTCGGCGAGGATTCAAAGTACATCCACAAGGGGCTGACCTCGAGCGATGTCAAGGATACGGCATACTGCGTCATGATGCGCGATGCCGCAGCCATCATCCTCGACGATCTGCGCGCGTTCCGCGAGGTGTTGCGCCGCCGCGCAAAGGAGTTCCGCCATACGCCCTGCATTGGACGTACACACGGCATCCATGCAGAGCCGATGACATTCGGACTGAAGTTGCTCCTGTGGAGCGCGGAGATCGAGCGCGACATCGAACGCCTCACACGCGCGCAGGAGGTCGTCTCCGTCGGCAAGCTCTCGGGCGCAGTCGGCACCTACTCGAATATCGACCCGCGCATCGAGGAGCTGACGTGCAAGAAGCTCGGCATCACGCCCGTCCGCCTCGCAACGCAGGTCATTCAGCGCGACCGTCACGCCGAGTTCGTCACGACACTCGCCATCATCGCGGGCACGATGGAGAAGATCGCCACCGAGATCCGCAACCTGCAGCGCACGGACATCCGCGAGGCAGAGGAGTTCTTCAAGGCGGGGCAGAAGGGTTCGTCCGCGATGCCGCACAAGCGCAACCCGATCAACTGCGAGCGTGTCTCGGGCATGGCACGCCTCGTGCGCGGTAATGCCGTCGCAGCACTCGAGGACATGACACTCTGGCACGAGCGCGACATCTCGCACTCTTCCGTCGAGCGCGTCATCCTGCCCGATGCAACCATCAACGTGGACTACTGCCTGCACAAGCTGACCGGCATCGTGGACAAGCTCCTCGTCTACCCCGACGCCATGCTGCACAACATGAACCGCACGGGCGGTCTCATTTACAGTCAGCGCATCCTCACGGCACTCGTGAACAAGGGAATCCTGCGCCAGACGGCATACGTCTGGGTGCAGCGCAACGCCATGAAGCGCTGGCTCGAGAAGGAAGATTTCCGCACGAATGTCGAAAAGGACGCCGACATCTCCGCTCATCTCACGAAGGAAGAGATCGACGCCTGTTTCGACTATACCTATTTCCTGCGCCACGTGGATTCCATCTTCGCGCGCTTTGATCTTTGA
- a CDS encoding adenylosuccinate synthase: MSTIVITGTQWGDEGKGKIVDYLASKADTVVRFQGGCNAGHTVVAAGEEYKLRLLPSGILYKGTHNIIANGVAFDPEVCLQEMDAMAARGIDTSNIRISDRAHVVMPYHRLMDGIGDAQRGADKIGTTGRGIGPCYMDRDDRIGIRVCDLMEKDEFAKKLKKNLDVKNGELAAVYFHEPLDYDEVLAEYEGYAERLRPLVTDTIPLVNEEIDAGRKVLFEGAQATMLDIDYGTYPYVTASHPISGGVTIGAGVAPKKIDRVVGVVKAYCTRVGEGPFPTEQLNEIGDKLREAGHEFGTVTGRPRRTGWLDAVVVRHAGLLSGIDYMAVTRLDILDGFDEIKICTGYKYKGQLLKGVPASLNVLAEVEPVYETFPGWKTDISGIRSYEELPENARKYLERMAEVTGIALGIISVGPSREQTIILDKDMF; this comes from the coding sequence ATGTCAACCATCGTTATCACGGGAACACAGTGGGGCGACGAGGGCAAAGGGAAGATCGTCGACTACCTCGCAAGCAAGGCGGACACGGTCGTCCGCTTCCAGGGCGGCTGCAACGCGGGTCATACCGTCGTCGCGGCAGGCGAGGAGTACAAGCTCCGCCTTCTGCCCTCGGGCATCCTCTACAAGGGCACGCACAACATCATCGCAAACGGCGTTGCGTTCGACCCCGAGGTCTGCCTACAGGAGATGGACGCCATGGCAGCGCGCGGCATCGACACGTCGAACATCCGCATCTCCGACCGCGCGCACGTCGTCATGCCCTATCATCGCCTGATGGACGGCATCGGCGACGCGCAGCGCGGCGCTGACAAAATTGGTACGACGGGACGCGGTATCGGCCCCTGCTACATGGATCGTGACGACCGCATCGGTATCCGTGTCTGCGACCTCATGGAGAAGGACGAGTTCGCAAAAAAACTTAAAAAGAACCTCGATGTCAAGAACGGCGAGCTTGCCGCCGTCTACTTCCACGAGCCGCTCGACTATGACGAAGTGCTCGCAGAGTACGAGGGCTATGCCGAGCGTCTGCGTCCGCTCGTCACAGACACGATCCCTCTCGTCAACGAGGAGATCGATGCCGGGCGCAAGGTGCTCTTCGAGGGCGCACAGGCGACCATGCTCGACATCGACTACGGCACCTATCCCTACGTCACGGCATCCCACCCCATCTCGGGCGGCGTCACCATCGGCGCAGGCGTTGCGCCGAAAAAGATCGACAGGGTCGTCGGCGTCGTCAAGGCATACTGCACGCGCGTCGGAGAGGGTCCCTTCCCCACCGAGCAGCTGAACGAGATTGGCGACAAACTACGTGAGGCGGGGCATGAGTTTGGCACTGTCACGGGGCGTCCGCGCCGCACGGGCTGGCTCGACGCCGTTGTCGTCCGCCACGCAGGGCTGCTCTCCGGCATCGACTACATGGCGGTCACGCGCCTCGACATCCTCGACGGCTTCGACGAGATCAAGATCTGCACGGGCTACAAGTACAAGGGACAGCTGCTGAAGGGCGTTCCCGCGAGCCTCAACGTCCTCGCCGAGGTTGAGCCGGTCTACGAAACGTTCCCTGGCTGGAAGACGGACATCTCCGGCATCCGTAGCTACGAGGAGCTGCCCGAGAACGCGCGCAAGTACCTCGAGCGCATGGCGGAGGTCACGGGCATCGCCCTCGGCATCATCTCCGTCGGCCCCTCGCGCGAGCAGACCATCATCCTCGACAAGGATATGTTCTAA
- a CDS encoding YeiH family protein: MKREYMDGILYALLFAIPAYILGLYFPIVGGPVFGILLGMLFAKKRRPQATESGIKFTGKKILQYAIILLGFEMNLFHVVEVGEQSLYVMIFTLLAAFGAAFLMGKVLGMDRDMTALVGAGTAICGGSAIAAVAPVIGAKDRDVVISIATIFFFNVLAVFIFPFLGHSWGMSDAGFGMWAGTAINDTSSVVAAGYAYSHDAGAYATIVKLTRTLMIVPVCLFFALLMMRSAAQSGAGFSLKRIFPMFVLYFVLACIVNTTGILPAEVSHGLGMLGKFSIVLAMSAIGLNTDLPSLLKHGTRPLLLGMVCWIAVAGTSLIVQHALGLL, translated from the coding sequence ATGAAACGCGAATATATGGACGGTATCCTCTACGCCCTGCTCTTTGCAATCCCGGCGTACATTCTGGGGCTGTACTTTCCGATTGTGGGCGGTCCCGTGTTCGGCATTCTGCTCGGTATGCTGTTTGCGAAGAAACGGCGGCCGCAGGCGACCGAGAGTGGTATCAAATTCACGGGCAAGAAGATTTTGCAGTACGCGATCATCCTGCTCGGCTTCGAGATGAATCTCTTTCATGTGGTCGAGGTCGGGGAGCAGTCGCTCTATGTCATGATCTTCACGCTGCTCGCGGCGTTCGGTGCGGCGTTCCTGATGGGAAAGGTTCTGGGGATGGATCGCGATATGACCGCGCTCGTCGGTGCGGGGACGGCGATCTGCGGCGGCTCGGCGATTGCGGCGGTCGCACCCGTGATCGGAGCGAAGGATCGGGATGTTGTGATCTCGATTGCGACGATTTTTTTCTTCAACGTGCTTGCGGTCTTTATCTTCCCGTTCCTCGGGCATAGTTGGGGAATGTCGGACGCGGGGTTCGGCATGTGGGCGGGCACTGCCATCAACGACACGTCGTCGGTCGTTGCGGCGGGCTATGCCTACAGCCATGATGCGGGCGCGTATGCGACCATCGTGAAGCTGACGCGCACGCTGATGATTGTGCCGGTCTGCCTGTTCTTCGCTCTGCTCATGATGCGCAGTGCGGCGCAAAGCGGCGCGGGTTTCTCGCTGAAGCGCATCTTCCCGATGTTCGTGCTCTACTTCGTGCTCGCGTGCATCGTGAATACGACGGGCATTCTCCCCGCCGAGGTTTCGCATGGGCTTGGGATGCTCGGCAAGTTCTCCATCGTGCTCGCGATGAGTGCAATCGGTCTGAACACGGATCTGCCGTCCCTCCTCAAGCACGGGACGCGCCCGCTCCTGCTTGGCATGGTCTGCTGGATTGCGGTCGCGGGTACGTCGCTCATCGTGCAGCATGCACTGGGGCTGCTGTAA